The Couchioplanes caeruleus nucleotide sequence AGTAGACGTCGGCGGTGTCGATGAAGTTGATGCCGGCGTCGAGGGCGCGGTGGATGATGCCGATCGACGTGTCGTGGTCCGGCTCGCCCCAGGCGCCGAACATCATGGCGCCGAGGCAGAGCGGGCTGACGTGCATTCCGGTACGTCCGAGGCTGCGGTACTCCATGAGGGCTATGTGCCCCGCCCGCGGTTCCGGAACCAGGATTACTTGCTTGTTAACTAATGCATCGATGAGACTGTCTCTACCGTCCCCAAGTACCGCACGTCCCCCGCTCCGAGGCGCCGGCCGCTCACTCTCGAGGCCGGCGCCCCGGCGTATCCGGGGACTGGTTGTCCGTGGATCGACGCGACATTCATCCCGGCGCCGCGGCGGGCCAGGCTTCAGGGCATGACAGATGTTCTCGTACCGGATCTGACCGGCCGGCTGGCCGTGGTCACCGGCGGCAGCGACGGCATGGGCCTGGGGTTGGCGACCCGACTGGCGGCCGCCGGCGCCGAGGTGGTCCTCCCGGTCCGCAACGCCGCCAAGGGCCGCGCCGCCCTCGACCGCATCCGCGCCGCCGCCCCCCGGGCGACGGTCTCCACCCGTACCCTCGACCTCGCCTCGCTGCGGTCCGCCGGCGCCCTGGCCGACACGCTCCTCGGCGAGAACCGTCCGATCCACATCCTGGTCAACAACGCCGCGGTGATGGCGCTGCCCACCCGGCACACCAGCCCCGACGGGCTCGAGCTGCAGTTCGCGACCAACCACCTCGGTCACTTCCTGCTCACGACGCGGCTGCTGCCGCTGCTGCGCGCGGGAAAGGCCCGGGTCACCACCCACACCAGCTTCGGCGCCCGCTCCGGCCGCATCGCGTGGGACGACCTGCAGAGCGAACACGGGTACGGGGCCTGGCGGGCGTACAACCGGTCGAAGCTGGCCGGGATGCTGTTCGCGCTGGAGCTCGACCGGCGCAGCCGAGCCGGCGGGTGGGGGCTGACCAGCAACGTCGCGCATCCGGGGCTGGCCTCGACCAACCTGCAGTCCACCCTGCCGAAGCCGCTCGCCGCGCTGTTCAAGCGGCTCTCCGGGCTGGGCTACCCGGTCCAGACCGCGGACCACGGCCTGCGGTCCGCCCTGTACGCCGCCACCAGCCCCGAAGCTCGGGGCGGCCGCTTCTACGGGCCGGGCGGCCTCGGGCACGTCGCCGGTAAGCCCGCCGAGCAGCGGATCTACCCGTCCGCCCGCAGCGTGGAGGACGGCGGGCGGCTCTGGCGCGTGTCGGAGGAGCTCACGAGCCGCTTACCGGCCGGGAGCTGAGGGAGGATGGGACCCGTGGACCGCGCCCAGCTCGCCGACTTCCTGCGTACGCGCCGGGAAGCGCTGCAGCCGGAGGACGTGGGACTGCCCCGGGGGCCGCGCCGGCGCACGGGCGGCCTGCGCCGCGAGGAGGTCGCAGCCCTGTGCGGCATGTCGGCCGACTACTACGGCCGCATCGAGCAGCAGCGCGGCCCGAACCCGTCCGAGCAGATGCTGGCCGCCATCGCCCGGGGCCTGCACCTCTCCCTCGACGAGCGGGACCACCTGTTCCGGCTCGCCGGGCACGCCGCGCCCCGGCGGGTGCTGCGCTCCGACCACATCAATCCCGGGATCATGCGCATCCTCGACCGGCTGGAGGACACGCCGGCGCAGGTGCTCAGCCATCTCGGCGAGACGTTGCGGCAGACCCGGCCGGCGATCGCGCTGATGGGCGACGACTCCCGCTGGACCGGGATGGCCCGCAGCATGGTGTACCGCTGGTACACCGATCCGCTCGCGCGGGCGATCTATCCCGAGGAGGACCACCCGACGCACGGGCGGATCTTCACGGCTCAGCTGCGGGTCGCGTACACGCGGGAAGGCAAGGGCTCCCGAGCCGCCACCGTCGTCGACGCCCTGCACGACATCAGCCCTGAGTTCCGCGCGGTGTGGGCGGAGCACGACATCAGCACCACCCACACCGACGTCAAACGCATCGCGCACCCCGAGCTCGGCGTCATCGAGGTGCACTGTCAGACCCTGATCGACCCGGACCAGTCACAGGTCCTGCTGGTCTTCACCGCCGCACCCGGCACGGAGAGCTACGAGAAGCTCCAGCTGCTGTCGGTCGTCGGCGACCAGCGTCTCTGATTCCTCCCACCTTCTCGTCCTTGAGAGGACCCCTCATGCCCGAAATCGCCCTGATCACCGGTGGCAACCGCGGCCTGGGCCGCGCCTCGGCCCTCGCGCTGGCGGAGGCCGGCATCGACGCGATCATCACGTACCGCAACGGCGCCGACGAGGCGGCGGAGGTGGTCGACGCCGTCAAGCAGGCCGGCCGGACCGCGGTGGCCCTGCGCCTCGACACCCGTGAGGTCGACACCTTCGACGCCTTCACGGCCGAGATCCGCGAGACGCTGCGGACCACCTGGAACCGCGACACCTTCGATCACCTGCTGAACAACGCCGGCGTCGGGCTCGGCGCCTCGATCGCCGACACCACCGTGGCCGCGTTCGACGAGCTGGTCGGCGTACACCTGCGCGGCGTCTTCTTCCTCACCCAGAAGCTGCTGCCGCTGATCGCCGACGGCGGCCGGATCATCAACTTCTCCACCGGCCTGACCCGCTCCGGCGCGGACGGCCCCTGGGCCGCCTACGCGGCCGCGAAGGGCGCCGTCGAGGTCTTCACCCGCTACCTCGCCCGGGAGGTCGGCCCGCGCGGCATCACGGCGAACGTGGTGGCGCCCGGCCCGATCGGTACGGACTTCGCCGGCGGCGTCCTGCGCGACGACGAGAACGTGCGCGCGCACCTGGCCGCGCAGGCGGCGATGGGCCGGATGGGACGCCCCGAGGACGTCGGTGGCGCCATCGCCGCGCTGCTCACGGGCCGGACCGGCTGGATCACCGCCCAGCGCATCGAGGTCTCCGGCGGGATCCGGCTGTGAGACCAGGGCCGGGCTCAGTCCGCTGAGCCCGGCTCCGCCATCTTGCGGTGCATCTTGGCCTTGGCGCTGTCCGGCATGACCTTCGACGCGGCCGCCTGGACCTTCGTCATGACCGAGCCGGCCACGACCTTCTCCTCGCCCTTCATCAGGGCCTTGTACGCCTGCTCGGCCACCTGTGCCGGGTCGTCCTTCTTGCTCGCGCCGACCCGGGTGTCGTCCATCTCGGCGCGGTGGAAGAAGTTGGTGTCGGTCGGGCCGGGCATCAGCGAGGTGACGGTGACGCCGGTGTCCTTCAGCTCCTCGCGCAGCGCCTCGGCCAGCGACTGCACGAACGACTTCGACGCGTTGTAGACCGCCTGGTACGTGCCCGGCATCATCGACGCGATCGACGAGGTGAACAGCACCCGGCCCTCGCCGCGCGCCACCATGTCCGGCAGCACCCGCTTGGCCAGGTGCACCGTCGAGGTGACATTCACATCGATGATGTTGATCTCCTGCGCCAGGTCGGTCTCACGGGTGAAGTCGCCGCCCATGCCCCGGCCGGCGTTCAGCGCGATCGCGTCGACCGGCCGGCCCGCCGCGCGGATCTCGGCGTACAGCTTCTCGACGCCGTCGTACGTGGCCAGGTCGGCGCGCACGGCCGTGACCTGGTTCTGCCCGTCCCGGCGCAGATCGACGGCGGCCTGCTCGATGTCCGCGTCCTCCGCCGCCAGCAGCAGGTCGTACCCGTGGTCGGCGAACTGCCGGGCCAGCTCGTACCCGATGCCGCTGGACGCGCCGGTGACCACCGCGAACGGACGCTCGGTGGGAGTCGTCATGGGTTTCGCCCTCCTCGTTGTCTGCGTTCCGGGTGCCCGGTCGGCGGGTGGCTAATCCAGGCATATCCGCGCCGTCACCGGGCACCACGACAGGTGACGACACCGACGAGACGCGGAGGACCGCATGCGCGCACTGACCTGGCAGGGCACCGAGAAGGTGTCCGTCGAGACCGTTCCCGACCCGAAGATCCAGGAGCCCACGGACGCGATCATCAAGGTCACCTCCACCGCGATCTGCGGCTCCGACCTGCACCTGTACGACGTGCTCGGCATGTACCTGGAGAAGGGCGACGTCCTCGGCCACGAGCCCATGGGCATCGTCGAGGAAGTGGGGCCGGAGGTCACCCACATCCGCCCCGGCGACCGCGTGGTCATCCCGTTCAACATCTCCTGCGGCTACTGCTTCTTCTGCAGCCGCGGCTACTACGCGCAGTGCGAGACGACGCAGGTCAAGGAGCACGGCAAGGGCGCGTCCCTGTTCGGCTACACCAAGCTCTACGGCCAGGTCCCCGGCGGCCAGGCCGAGTACCTGCGGGTGCCGCAGGCGCACTTCGGCCCGATCAAGGTGCCGGAGCAGCACCCGGACGAGCGCTACCTGTTCCTCTCCGACGTGCTCACCACCTCGTGGCAGGCCGCGAAGTGGGCCGACATCGTTCCCGGCAGCACGGTCTTCGTGACCGGCCTCGGCCCGATCGGGCAGATGACCGCGCGGATCGCCCGCCACCTGGGCGCCGAGCGGGTCATCGCCACCGACAACGTGCCGGAGCGCCTGGAGATGGCCCGCCGCAACGGTGTCGAGGCGCTGAACTTCGACGAGGTCGACGACATCCCGGCCGCCGTGCTGGAGCTGACCCAGGGCCGCGGCGCGGACAGCGTCGTCGAGGCGGTCGGCATGGAGGCGCACGGCACCCCGTTCCAGGAGTTCGCGCAGAAGGCGGCGGGCCTGCTGCCCGACGCGGTGGCCCGCAAGGCGATCGACAAGGCCGGCGTGGACCGGATGGCCGCTCTGCGCACGGCGTTCGCGGCGGTCCGCCGGGCCGGCACGGTGTCCATCATCGGCGTGTAC carries:
- a CDS encoding SDR family oxidoreductase, which produces MTDVLVPDLTGRLAVVTGGSDGMGLGLATRLAAAGAEVVLPVRNAAKGRAALDRIRAAAPRATVSTRTLDLASLRSAGALADTLLGENRPIHILVNNAAVMALPTRHTSPDGLELQFATNHLGHFLLTTRLLPLLRAGKARVTTHTSFGARSGRIAWDDLQSEHGYGAWRAYNRSKLAGMLFALELDRRSRAGGWGLTSNVAHPGLASTNLQSTLPKPLAALFKRLSGLGYPVQTADHGLRSALYAATSPEARGGRFYGPGGLGHVAGKPAEQRIYPSARSVEDGGRLWRVSEELTSRLPAGS
- a CDS encoding helix-turn-helix transcriptional regulator, giving the protein MGPVDRAQLADFLRTRREALQPEDVGLPRGPRRRTGGLRREEVAALCGMSADYYGRIEQQRGPNPSEQMLAAIARGLHLSLDERDHLFRLAGHAAPRRVLRSDHINPGIMRILDRLEDTPAQVLSHLGETLRQTRPAIALMGDDSRWTGMARSMVYRWYTDPLARAIYPEEDHPTHGRIFTAQLRVAYTREGKGSRAATVVDALHDISPEFRAVWAEHDISTTHTDVKRIAHPELGVIEVHCQTLIDPDQSQVLLVFTAAPGTESYEKLQLLSVVGDQRL
- a CDS encoding SDR family NAD(P)-dependent oxidoreductase — encoded protein: MPEIALITGGNRGLGRASALALAEAGIDAIITYRNGADEAAEVVDAVKQAGRTAVALRLDTREVDTFDAFTAEIRETLRTTWNRDTFDHLLNNAGVGLGASIADTTVAAFDELVGVHLRGVFFLTQKLLPLIADGGRIINFSTGLTRSGADGPWAAYAAAKGAVEVFTRYLAREVGPRGITANVVAPGPIGTDFAGGVLRDDENVRAHLAAQAAMGRMGRPEDVGGAIAALLTGRTGWITAQRIEVSGGIRL
- a CDS encoding SDR family NAD(P)-dependent oxidoreductase; the protein is MTTPTERPFAVVTGASSGIGYELARQFADHGYDLLLAAEDADIEQAAVDLRRDGQNQVTAVRADLATYDGVEKLYAEIRAAGRPVDAIALNAGRGMGGDFTRETDLAQEINIIDVNVTSTVHLAKRVLPDMVARGEGRVLFTSSIASMMPGTYQAVYNASKSFVQSLAEALREELKDTGVTVTSLMPGPTDTNFFHRAEMDDTRVGASKKDDPAQVAEQAYKALMKGEEKVVAGSVMTKVQAAASKVMPDSAKAKMHRKMAEPGSAD
- a CDS encoding zinc-dependent alcohol dehydrogenase, which produces MRALTWQGTEKVSVETVPDPKIQEPTDAIIKVTSTAICGSDLHLYDVLGMYLEKGDVLGHEPMGIVEEVGPEVTHIRPGDRVVIPFNISCGYCFFCSRGYYAQCETTQVKEHGKGASLFGYTKLYGQVPGGQAEYLRVPQAHFGPIKVPEQHPDERYLFLSDVLTTSWQAAKWADIVPGSTVFVTGLGPIGQMTARIARHLGAERVIATDNVPERLEMARRNGVEALNFDEVDDIPAAVLELTQGRGADSVVEAVGMEAHGTPFQEFAQKAAGLLPDAVARKAIDKAGVDRMAALRTAFAAVRRAGTVSIIGVYGGQADPMPMFDLFDKGITMRMGQAHVKHWVDDILPLLTGDDDPLGVDDLVTHRMPLEEAPHGYDIFKKKEDGCIKVVLKP